One genomic segment of Nitrospira sp. SG-bin1 includes these proteins:
- the aspA gene encoding aspartate ammonia-lyase (catalyzes the formation of fumarate from aspartate), whose protein sequence is MSSVPTRMERDTMGELAVPAEAYYGVQTARAIENFPISSLRIPRAVIRAMGMIKRAAATVNHSLGLLDKKPAEAIKQAATEVVEGRLDAEFPVDIFQTGSGTSTNMNTNEVISNRATELLGGARGSKLVHPNDHVNLGQSSNDVIPTAIHIAGSEMMQQQLLPALTRLHKALRGKAKEFDTIVKIGRTHLQDATPVRLGQEFGGYARQIELGIQRVKQAQEALAEVALGGTAVGTGLNCHPKFSAKVMAIISKETGCSFKEAKNHFEAQSAQDSLVEASGQLRVLAVSLMKIANDIRWLGSGPRCGLGEINLPETQPGSSIMPGKVNPVIAESVTMVCAQVIGNDVTVTVGGQAANFELIVMMPVMAYNLLQSIELLATASNNFAAKCIEGIKANEERCKSLIEESLAMCTALAPEIGYEAAAKLAKDAYKSGKTVRQVAKDQKVLPDKRLAQLLDPWRMTEPGGPVGSAGG, encoded by the coding sequence ATGTCATCAGTGCCGACTCGAATGGAACGAGATACCATGGGGGAACTCGCTGTTCCCGCCGAAGCCTACTATGGTGTGCAGACGGCGCGCGCGATCGAAAATTTCCCGATCAGCTCGCTCCGGATACCGCGGGCGGTCATCCGGGCCATGGGAATGATCAAGCGCGCCGCGGCCACGGTGAACCATTCTCTTGGCTTGTTGGACAAGAAGCCGGCTGAGGCGATCAAACAGGCGGCGACCGAAGTGGTCGAAGGTAGATTGGACGCCGAGTTCCCGGTCGATATTTTTCAGACGGGGTCCGGCACGTCCACCAATATGAACACGAACGAGGTCATTTCCAACCGCGCGACGGAGCTCCTCGGCGGCGCGCGCGGCAGCAAGCTGGTGCATCCGAACGACCACGTGAACCTTGGCCAGTCGAGCAACGATGTGATTCCGACGGCCATTCACATCGCCGGGTCGGAGATGATGCAGCAGCAACTGCTCCCGGCGCTCACTCGGCTGCACAAGGCGCTGAGAGGCAAGGCCAAGGAGTTCGACACAATCGTGAAGATCGGGCGCACGCATTTGCAGGATGCGACGCCGGTTCGTTTGGGGCAGGAATTCGGTGGCTATGCCCGCCAGATTGAACTTGGGATTCAGCGAGTGAAGCAGGCCCAGGAAGCTTTGGCTGAAGTGGCGCTTGGAGGGACGGCAGTGGGGACGGGGCTCAACTGCCATCCGAAATTTTCCGCTAAGGTGATGGCGATCATTTCTAAAGAGACTGGCTGCTCCTTCAAAGAAGCCAAGAATCATTTCGAGGCCCAGTCGGCCCAAGATTCGCTAGTTGAAGCCAGTGGGCAATTGCGAGTGTTGGCTGTGAGCCTGATGAAGATCGCCAATGACATTCGCTGGCTTGGGTCGGGCCCCCGCTGCGGACTAGGAGAAATCAATTTGCCAGAGACCCAGCCTGGCTCTTCCATCATGCCGGGAAAGGTGAACCCGGTCATCGCGGAATCCGTGACGATGGTCTGTGCACAAGTGATTGGCAACGATGTGACGGTCACGGTCGGCGGCCAAGCGGCAAACTTTGAACTCATCGTCATGATGCCGGTGATGGCCTATAATCTGCTCCAGTCGATCGAACTGCTGGCCACGGCGTCCAATAACTTTGCCGCGAAGTGTATTGAGGGCATTAAGGCGAACGAAGAGCGGTGCAAGAGTCTCATTGAGGAGAGTCTCGCGATGTGCACGGCGCTTGCCCCGGAGATCGGGTACGAAGCAGCGGCAAAACTGGCGAAGGACGCCTACAAGTCCGGCAAGACTGTCAGACAGGTGGCCAAAGACCAAAAGGTTTTGCCGGACAAACGTCTTGCTCAACTCCTCGATCCTTGGCGCATGACGGAACCAGGGGGGCCAGTGGGTTCCGCCGGAGGATAG
- a CDS encoding heat-shock protein Hsp20 — MALVRWDPFRELEEVSDRLNRMFARPAASRTNGKETMIVADWTPSVDISETEGEYQIKAEIPDVKKEDVKVTLEDGVLTIQGERKHEKEEKGKKFHRIERSYGSFVRSFSLPDVIEEEKVKAEFKDGVLNLHLPKSEKAKPKAIEVKVG; from the coding sequence ATGGCACTCGTACGATGGGATCCGTTTCGTGAACTGGAAGAAGTCTCGGATCGGTTGAATCGTATGTTCGCGCGTCCTGCCGCATCGCGTACCAATGGGAAGGAAACCATGATTGTGGCGGATTGGACACCGTCGGTCGATATCAGCGAGACCGAAGGGGAGTATCAGATCAAGGCCGAGATTCCGGACGTGAAGAAGGAAGACGTGAAGGTCACGCTCGAAGACGGGGTGTTGACCATTCAGGGTGAGCGCAAGCACGAGAAGGAAGAGAAGGGGAAGAAGTTCCATCGGATCGAACGATCGTACGGCAGTTTCGTTCGGAGCTTCTCCTTGCCGGATGTGATCGAAGAGGAGAAGGTCAAAGCCGAGTTCAAGGATGGGGTGTTGAATCTCCATCTCCCGAAGTCGGAGAAGGCGAAACCGAAGGCTATCGAAGTCAAGGTGGGGTAA